A window of Solea senegalensis isolate Sse05_10M linkage group LG20, IFAPA_SoseM_1, whole genome shotgun sequence contains these coding sequences:
- the med10 gene encoding mediator of RNA polymerase II transcription subunit 10, producing the protein MAEKFDNLEEHLEKFIENIRQLGIIVSDFQPSSQTGLNQKLNFMISGLQDIEKCRQQLHEINVPLEVFEYIDQGRNPQLYTKECLERALARNEQVKGKIDTMTKFKSLLISELGKVFPEDMAKYKAIHGEDTPS; encoded by the exons ATGGCGGAGAAATTTGACAACCTGGAGGAGCACCTGGAGAAATTCATCGAGAATATTCGACAGCTGGGGATCATCGTTAGCGACTTCCAGCCCAGCAGCCAGACAGGACTCAACCAGAAACT AAACTTCATGATATCTGGTCTGCAAGACATCGAGAAGTGTCGTCAGCAGCTTCATGAGATCAACGTTCCTCTGGAAGTCTTTGA ATACATTGACCAAGGTCGCAACCCTCAGCTGTACACCAAGGAATGTTTGGAGAGAGCCTTGGCAAGGAACGAGCAGGTCAAAGGGAAGATTGACACTATGACG aAATTCAAGAGCCTTCTAATCTCCGAGCTCGGCAAAGTTTTTCCTGAAGACATGGCCAAGTACAAGGCTATACACGGAGAGGATACCCCCTCCTAG